A genome region from Cucumis sativus cultivar 9930 chromosome 4, Cucumber_9930_V3, whole genome shotgun sequence includes the following:
- the LOC101222014 gene encoding probable LRR receptor-like serine/threonine-protein kinase At1g53430, which produces MVGTWDMDFSIWNFLRNVRVLVLGVLVLNCFFRFGSDAQPLPEQEVRALQAISTQLRNLNWNVNQNSCIGDGFFNRAFLGTDIIREVNCTCTTTVCRVTSIRLKGLNLTGTLPAAFANLTQLQKIDLTRNLISGSIPKEFAQIPLVDLSMLGNRLSGPIPQEIGDIATLEHLVLEDNLLTGNLPESLGRLSRLQRLLLSVNNFNGTIPRSYGNLKNLTDFRIDGNDVSGRLPEFIGNWTKLERLDLQGTSMETPIPRGISDLKNLTELRITDLKGLPTSFPNLTQLTSLKELVLRNCLIRDRIPEYIGLFSGLKTLDLSFNELSGPIPDTFQNLERVTQFLFLTNNSLSGQVPSWILNSERSIDLSYNNFTGSPVSSCQQSDVNLVSSYSTTMNETVSWCLRKDLPCARENRFHSLFINCGGQRMEVDGNDYEEDVTPGGKSNFLSFSDRWAYSSTGVFLGDENANYRATSTNSSIPNIYQTARLAPLSLKYYGLCLRRGSYNVKLHFAEIMYTSDQTFSSLGERIFDISIQGKLVQKDFNIMEKAGGVGKTFILEESNILVNGSTLEIHLYWAGKGTTAIPDRGVYGPLISGITVTPNFDVEPGTLSAGAIAGIVVGSFVFVVLVLAVLRWKGYLGGKETEDSELKALDLQTGYFSLRQIKTATNNFDQTYKIGEGGFGPVYKGVLSDGTSIAVKQLSAKSRQGNREFVTEIGMISALQHPNLVKLYGCCIEGNQLLLVYEYLENNSLARALFGAKEHQLHLDWVIRMKICLGIAKGLAYLHEESVLKIVHRDIKATNVLLDKNLNAKISDFGLARLDEEENTHISTRIAGTIGYMAPEYAMRGYLTDKADVYSFGVVALEIVSGKSNTNYRPKEEFVYLLDWAYVLQEQGNLLELVDPNLDSNYPKEEVMRMINIALLCTNPSPTLRPSMSSVVSMLEGKIAVQAPIIKRDTVDQEARFKAFERLSHDSITSISTSSQGIPMQKSMLLDGPWADSTTSSTQNKDETERYSSTRNLL; this is translated from the exons ATGGTTGGAACTTGGGACATGGATTTTtctatttggaattttttgagaAATGTTCGTGTTCTTGTTTTGGGAGTTCTTGTTTTGAACTGCTTTTTCAGATTTGGATCCGATGCACAACCTTTACCTGAACAAGAAG TGAGAGCTCTTCAAGCAATATCTACACAACTAAGGAACTTAAACTGGAATGTTAACCAAAATTCTTGCATTGGTGATGGGTTTTTCAATAGAGCTTTCCTTGGTACTGATATTATCAGAGAGGTTAATTGCACTTGCACCACCACTGTTTGCAGAGTCACTAGCAT CCGGCTTAAGGGTCTGAATCTAACTGGAACTCTGCCAGCAGCATTTGCAAATCTGACTCAGCTCCAAAAAAT AGATCTTACTCGAAACTTAATTTCTGGATCAATCCCTAAAGAGTTTGCTCAAATTCCTCTTGTTGATCT GTCCATGTTGGGAAATCGTCTTAGTGGCCCTATTCCTCAAGAAATTGGTGACATTGCTACACTTGAGCATCT GGTTTTGGAAGACAATCTCCTTACAGGGAATCTTCCCGAGAGCCTCGGGCGACTGAGCCGCTTGCAAAGATT ACTTCTTTCTGTAAACAATTTCAATGGAACAATTCCAAGATCTTATGGAAACTTGAAGAACTTGACTGATTT TCGGATAGATGGAAATGATGTATCAGGAAGGCTTCCTGAATTTATTGGCAATTGGACTAAACTTGAGAGATT GGATCTTCAAGGGACTTCAATGGAGACCCCTATTCCTAGAGGCATATCTGACTTGAAAAACTTAACCGAATT gaGGATAACTGATTTGAAGGGACTCCCAACAAGTTTTCCCAATTTGACTCAATTGACATCTTTAAAAGAACT GGTTCTAAGAAATTGCTTAATCCGGGATCGGATTCCTGAATACATTGGACTGTTTAGTGGTTTAAAAACTTT AGATCTAAGCTTCAACGAGTTGAGTGGTCCAATTCCAGATACATTTCAGAATCTAGAGAGAGTTACTCAGTTCTT GTTTTTGACCAACAACTCATTAAGTGGCCAAGTACCAAGCTGGATCTTGAACAGTGAAAGGAGCAT AGATTTATCTTACAACAATTTTACAGGGTCCCCTGTTTCAAGTTGTCAACAATCTGATGT GAACTTGGTTTCAAGTTATTCAACTACAATGAATGAAAC TGTTTCTTGGTGCTTGAGAAAGGATCTCCCTTGCGCAAGAGAAAACCGAT TTCATTCCTTGTTCATAAATTGTGGAGGACAAAGGATGGAGGTTGATGGTAATGATTATGAAGAGGATGTAACTCCAGGTGGAAAAtccaatttcctttctttctctgaCAGATGGGCTTATAGCAGTACTGGTGTTTTCTTGGGAGATGAGAATGCTAATTACAGAGCAACAAGTACCAATTCATCAATCCCGAACATCTACCAAACCGCTCGACTCGCACCTCTTTCGCTCAAGTACTATGGACTTTGCTTAAGAAGAGGAAGTTACAATGTGAAGCTTCACTTTGCTGAAATAATGTATACATCTGATCAAACATTTAGCAGCTTGGGAGAGCGCATATTTGATATCTCAATTCAA GGAAAATTGGTTCAAAAGGATTTTAACATAATGGAGAAAGCTGGTGGTGTTGGGAAAACCTTTATTCTAGAAGAGTCTAATATTTTGGTAAATGGAAGTACTCTTGAGATTCATTTATATTGGGCTGGGAAAGGAACTACTGCTATTCCAGACAGAGGGGTGTATGGACCTTTGATATCTGGCATTACAGTCACAccaa ACTTTGATGTGGAGCCTGGAACGCTATCAGCTGGAGCTATTGCTGGGATTGTTGTTGGTAGTTTTGTGTTTGTTGTGTTGGTTTTGGCTGTTCTTAGATGGAAAGGTTATTTGGGTGGAAAGGAGACTGAAGACAGTG AGTTGAAGGCCCTAGATTTACAGACAGGTTATTTCAGTTTGAGACAAATCAAAACAGCCACTAACAACTTTGACCAGACGTATAAGATAGGCGAGGGAGGTTTTGGTCCTGTCTACAAG GGTGTACTTTCGGATGGTACTTCGATTGCAGTAAAGCAACTATCCGCTAAATCAAGACAGGGAAACCGTGAATTCGTCACTGAGATCGGCATGATATCTGCATTACAACATCCAAATCTTGTTAAGCTTTATGGTTGTTGTATAGAAGGAAACCAGTTATTGCTTGTTTATGAGTATCTAGAGAATAATAGTCTTGCTCGTGCTCTTTTTG GCGCCAAGGAGCACCAACTACACTTGGATTGGGTGATACGGATGAAGATATGCTTGGGAATAGCTAAGGGATTGGCTTACCTTCATGAAGAATCTGTCTTGAAAATTGTTCATAGAGATATTAAAGCTACCAATGTGTTACTTGATAAAAATTTGAACGCCAAGATTTCTGACTTTGGATTGGCTAGACTTGATGAAGAGGAGAACACTCATATCAGCACAAGAATTGCTGGCACAAT AGGTTACATGGCTCCTGAGTACGCAATGCGAGGCTACTTAACTGATAAAGCAGATGTTTATAGCTTCGGAGTGGTGGCTTTGGAGATTGTTAGTGGAAAAAGTAACACAAACTACCGaccaaaagaagaatttgTTTATCTTCTCGACTGG GCCTATGTTCTACAAGAGCAAGGAAACCTTCTCGAACTTGTTGATCCGAATCTCGACTCAAATTACCCGAAAGAAGAGGTGATGCGGATGATTAATATAGCTCTGTTATGCACAAATCCATCACCAACTCTTAGGCCATCAATGTCTTCAGTGGTTAGTATGCTTGAAGGCAAAATTGCAGTCCAAGCGCCTATCATAAAGCGAGACACAGTCGATCAAGAAGCGCGGTTCAAAGCATTCGAAAGGCTGTCACACGATAGCATAACAAGCATTTCAACATCATCACAAGGGATTCCAATGCAAAAAAGTATGTTGCTTGATGGACCATGGGCTGATTCCACTACTTCTTCTACTCAAAACAAGGATGAAACTGAACGTTATTCTTCAACCAGAAACCTCCTTTAA
- the LOC101205592 gene encoding uncharacterized protein LOC101205592, with the protein MSVERSFEAWEEVQRHGQDLADRLAQGFTGLIHSHISSPSFSWPNPPNSKLFDLEFPGQSFGIKDYGLTAHNSGINGVTSIFDIGNRIGQAGADFGACLNGMVQQFFRQLPVPFRQEENVIASIRMDMDKSWQRDDMGVAVQGNRVPECLRNSELADGVSDGVVDDEASGFDLKAIGHLGRAQGTINISSTYDSRSRDVESSLVARGDLWRVEASHGRTAAGNDNSSLFLLQLGPVLFVRDSTLLLPVHLSKQHLLWYGYDRKNGMHSLCPAVWSKHRRWLFMSMLCLNPPACSFVDLQFPNGQLTYVSGEGLTTTAFMPFCGGLLQAQGQCPGEMRFSFSCKNKWGTRITPIVQLPDKSFTLDLAQSLAWKRSGLLVKPTLQCSLSPTFGGSNPGFRAEIVHSVKKHLNLMCGCSFIAHPSAFASISIGRSKWNGNVGNSGVVVRVDTPLSNIRRTSFSVQINTGIEC; encoded by the exons ATGTCCGTAGAAAGATCTTTTGAAGCTTGGGAGGAGGTGCAGAGGCATGGTCAGGATTTGGCGGATCGTCTTGCTCAGGGTTTTACGGGATTGATTCATTCTCATATATCCTCGCCTTCTTTTTCTTGGCCTAATCCTCCTAATTCTAAACTTTTTGATCTTGAATTTCCGGGTCAGAGTTTTGGAATCAAGGATTATGGGTTGACTGCTCATAATTCTGGAATTAATGGAGTTACATCAATTTTTGATATTGGGAATAGGATTGGACAAGCTGGGGCTGATTTTGGTGCTTGTTTGAATGGTATGGTACAGCAGTTTTTCAGACAGTTGCCAGTGCCGTTTCGGCAAGAGGAGAATGTGATAGCATCGATTAGGATGGATATGGATAAGAGCTGGCAGAGGGATGATATGGGAGTTGCCGTTCAAGGTAATCGCGTACCGGAGTGCTTGCGTAATTCTGAACTTGCTGATGGTGTTTCAGATGGGGTGGTTGATGATGAAGCTTCTGGCTTTGATTTAAAGGCTATAGGTCATCTGGGTAGGGCACAG GGCACGATCAATATTTCTTCAACGTATGATAGCAGATCACGAGATGTGGAAAGTTCATTAGTTGCTAGAGGAGATTTATGGAGAGTAGAGGCATCACATGGCAGAACTGCAGCTGGAAATGACAATTCATCTTTATTTCTGCTGCAGCTTGGGCCAGTACTCTTTGTTCGTGATTCAACACTTCTTTTGCCTGTCCACCTATCAAAGCAACACTTGCTTTGGTACGGTTATGATAGGAAG AATGGAATGCATTCTCTATGTCCAGCAGTCTGGTCAAAGCATAGAAGGTGGCTGTTTATGTCAATGCTTTGTCTCAATCCCCCAGCTTGT TCCTTTGTTGATTTACAGTTCCCCAACGGGCAGTTGACTTATGTGTCGGGTGAAGGTTTAACTACAACAGCATTTATGCCCTTTTGTGGAGGCCTCCTTCAAGCTCAAGGTCAATGTCCAGGAGAAATGAGATTCAGCTTCTCGTGCAAG aataagtGGGGAACCCGAATAACACCAATAGTGCAATTGCCTGACAAATCATTTACTTTGGACCTTGCTCAATCATTAGCTTGGAAGAGATCAGGTCTTTTGGTGAAACCAACTCTTCAGTGCAG TTTGAGTCCAACTTTTGGTGGAAGCAATCCTGGGTTTCGTGCTGAAATTGTTCATTCAGTGAAGAAACATCTAAATCTCATGTGCGGTTGTTCTTTCATTGCTCACCCTTCTGCATTTGCTTCAATTTCT ATTGGCAGATCGAAGTGGAATGGAAACGTCGGAAATTCAGGGGTTGTTGTAAGAGTTGATACGCCACTCTCAAATATTCGTAGAACGTCATTCTCTGTTCAAATAAATACTGGGATTGAGTGTTAG
- the LOC101222492 gene encoding uncharacterized protein LOC101222492, protein MSRFRPLHSQIQLFNSQSTISLQFHLLPSTSRSFSLNIGERIAPEIVPGNRNTPPPFLCREAANSDGSVKSQEGKGRNEETVLKGKVGSEGNKKLTREDALLRKQLSPDMEMFVRHLYQEGYFNYANFLPDNKFVLSYFECRHGRDFIKSAAQRFGRDNQEIAKWLSGSDLRKVAFFGCPSTARKDVFAAKRLRKFFRIQEDTVCHKCILRQSCKYVNQGVWNEDTKNLNLGVVLQVTTQYALEAIPEQLIIPEDVKASVSRLLKEILNLSPTVSRN, encoded by the exons ATGTCTCGCTTCAGACCTCTTCACTCTCAAATCCAACTCTTCAATTCACAATCCACAATTTCCCTTCAATTTCACCTTCTTCCTTCTACTTCTCGATCTTTCTCACTGAATATTGGAGAGCGGATCGCACCAGAAATTGTCCCCGGTAACAGGAATACACCGCCGCCGTTTCTGTGTAGGGAAGCCGCGAATTCGGACGGAAGTGTAAAATCTCAAGAAGGGAAAGGTAGGAATGAAGAGACTGTGCTGAAAGGAAAAGTGGGTTCTGAAGGAAACAAGAAATTGACGAGGGAGGATGCTTTGCTCCGCAAACAGCTTTCTCCGGATATGGAGATGTTTGTGAGACATTTGTACCAGGAAGGATATTTTAACTATGCTAATTTCTTGCCCGATAACAAATTTGTTCTTAGTTACTTTGAGTGTCGTCATGGACGGGATTTTATCAAGTCTGCAGCTCAGCGGTTTGGCAGAGACAATCAAGAAATTGCAAA ATGGTTGTCTGGCAGTGACTTGAGAAAGGTTGCCTTCTTTGGATGTCCATCCACTGCAAGAAAAGATGTTTTTGCGGCTAAAAGATTGCGAAAATTCTTTAGAATCCAAGAAGACACA GTCTGTCACAAATGCATCTTGAGACAATCATGCAAGTACGTCAATCAAGGTGTTTGGAATGAGGACaccaagaatttgaatttagggGTTGTTTTGCAAGTTACTACTCAATACGCCTTAGAAGCTATACCAGAACAACTTATAATACCTGAAGATGTAAAGGCTTCCGTAAGTCGATTGCTGAAAGAGATATTAAACCTAAGTCCGACCGTGTCGAGGAACTAG
- the LOC101222730 gene encoding protein DOG1-like 4 — MSGSGFNFTSFYATWFDHLHRLVDQLSSTAKDNHNSSSAPDHLVQTVMSHYSDYYRVKSMAAERDPLSVFSAPWATSLERSLHWIAGWRPTTTFHLIYTESSILFESRIFDILRGLHTGDLGDLSPSQIRRVSELQCETVEEENAITEELSEWQDDVSELLGTRTEVTGRVEGLVNIIKKADALRLRTVQKVVELLTPKQAVEFFIAAAELQFGVRGWGLDQDRQRGNDRGH; from the exons ATGAGCGGCAGCGGATTCAATTTCACCAGCTTCTACGCCACCTGGTTCGACCATCTCCACCGCCTCGTCGACCAGCTCTCCTCCACCGCCAAAGACAACCACAACTCCTCCTCTGCCCCCGACCATCTCGTCCAAACCGTCATGTCCCACTACTCTGATTACTACCGAGTCAAGTCCATGGCTGCCGAGCGCGACCCTCTCTCCGTCTTCTCCGCACCCTGGGCTACCTCATTGGAACGATCTCTTCACTGGATCGCTGGATGGCGTCCCACTACCACTTTTCATCTCATCTACACTGAATCCTCCATCCTCTTTGAATCTCGCATCTTCGATATTCTTCGCGGTCTTCATACTGGCGACCTCGGTGACCTCTCTCCTTCTCAGATTCGCCGCGTTAGTGAACTCCAATGTGAAACG GTGGAGGAGGAGAATGCCATAACGGAGGAGCTATCGGAGTGGCAGGACGACGTTAGCGAACTCTTGGGAACTAGAACGGAGGTCACCGGAAGGGTTGAAGGTCTCGtcaacattataaaaaaagctGACGCACTCCGCCTTAGGACGGTCCAGAAAGTGGTGGAGCTTCTGACCCCTAAGCAGGCCGTCGAGTTCTTCATCGCCGCCGCGGAACTCCAGTTCGGCGTTCGGGGATGGGGACTAGATCAAGACCGTCAACGTGGGAACGATCGAGGCCATTAA
- the LOC101222968 gene encoding probable protein phosphatase 2C 55: MNHSHNPFAAAAPTAVSPAPDLRIQFGSLYIPKKNSFGPQGEDAHFISTPDKVFGVADGVGAWADEGIDSGEYARALMANCAAAAKADIDADPRRILTKGYMKTKKILGSSTACILALRGNALKAANIGDSGFMIFREKKLIFVSASQQHRFNCPFQLMDGFFVELPVQPWECRVEVWPGDIVVAGTDGLLDNVFASEIEKVLKEEERVDPGKLAWRLAELALGNSVDKRRTTPFSAAARRAGLWCEGGKIDDITVIVGHVQETKAKYSRI; this comes from the coding sequence ATGAATCATTCTCATAATCCTTTCGCCGCTGCCGCTCCCACCGCCGTGTCTCCTGCGCCCGACCTCAGAATCCAATTCGGATCCCTTTACATTCCGAAGAAAAACTCGTTCGGACCACAAGGAGAAGACGCTCACTTCATTTCTACACCAGACAAAGTCTTCGGAGTCGCGGACGGCGTCGGCGCTTGGGCAGACGAAGGCATCGACTCTGGCGAGTACGCCAGAGCATTGATGGCCAACTGCGCCGCCGCGGCAAAGGCGGACATCGATGCGGATCCGAGGAGGATTCTTACGAAAGGCTACATGAAAACGAAGAAAATTCTGGGATCCTCAACAGCCTGTATATTGGCTCTGAGAGGCAATGCTTTGAAAGCAGCGAACATAGGGGATAGCGGATTCATGATCTTCAGAGAGAAGAAGCTAATCTTCGTATCGGCATCGCAACAGCACCGGTTCAACTGTCCTTTCCAATTGATGGATGGATTTTTTGTGGAATTGCCGGTACAGCCATGGGAGTGCAGAGTGGAGGTTTGGCCGGGAGATATCGTGGTGGCCGGTACGGATGGGTTATTGGACAACGTTTTCGCGAGTGAGATCGAGAAGGTTCTAAAAGAGGAAGAACGAGTTGACCCGGGGAAATTGGCATGGCGATTGGCTGAGTTGGCGTTGGGGAACTCGGTTGATAAGCGTAGAACGACACCGTTCTCGGCTGCGGCTAGAAGGGCGGGGTTGTGGTGTGAGGGAGGGAAGATTGATGATATTACGGTAATTGTTGGACACGTTCAAGAAACCAAAGCTAAGTATTCGCGAATCTAA